In Methylomonas sp. MK1, the genomic stretch CCGCAGCCACCAAGAACTAACCAAAATGTCCCAAAGGACTCGGCAACATATTTTTTCATATGACTCTCCTGTGTGTTGTTATTGTTGTGCCTGTCATCGATCACTTGTTTTTGTTTAATAATCAATCGGCTAGCGCACTGTATTCTGTGTCTTTGTGTGATGTCAATCACAAAAAACGGCTAGATTCTTGCTTGGTGCTTGCTATTTTTGGCTAGCGACTCGGTTGCGTGGAAGACAGTGGGTTTTGTGGCGTCAAAAATTACCGAAGAATTAGTCCGGGCAAGTCTGTTCTGTATGGCTAATTTCCCTATTCGATGTGAAAATTAGGGTTTATCACCTTGCCTGTCATTCTTGCCGGTTTATCCATGCCCGATATTTCCCAACACGGCCACAGTACCAATTTGATCGGCATGGCGACCGCTTGTATGGCCAGTCATCTATTCAATGATTATCCCAAGCCCTTACATATCGCCGGTACCAGGGAGTCGGCACCCGGACTGTTCGAACAGTTGGCCGGCCAAGCCACGTTGGCCGAGTGCGGGCGGATCTTTCAAGATTATATGTGCGTGGTATTCGGTTTCGAAACCGAGCAGCGCTTGCGCGACGATGCCGAGGGCCGGCGCCGGTATCGCAACAGTTATCTGCGCCTGATTCAGGATTGGGGGCTGGATTCCAATAATGCGCAGGGCGCGGTGTTGAAGGGTTGGGTGGAGAGTCGCTTCGGTTTGTTTCCCAACTACCATAAGCAGCAGATCAGCAGTTTTATGAGCAAGGACTGGATAACCTACATCGAAGAAAAGATGAACAGCCGCTATCACAACAATTGCATCTACATGCAGCTGGATTTGCTGTACGAATTTTGCCAATGGGTGATCGAGCGCTTTCAGGTGCCGGCTGCTACCCACAAAACTCTGTATCGCGGCGTGAACGCCTTGGACGACTGGATCGTTACCGAGCAAGACAAGCAGCACAAAATCGTCCGCTTCAACAGTATTGTGTCGTTTACCGACCGCCCTGGTATCGCCAGCGAATTTGGCGGATATATATTGGAAGTGGAGGTGCCGATGGTGAAACTGGTGTTTTTTAGCGACCTGCTGCCGCGCCATGCATTGCGCGGCGAAGCGGAATATTTGGTAATCGGTGGCGATTATCGGGTGACGGTACAGCGATGAACGAGCGGTTAATGAATCGGGCCTTGGGCGCTTATTTGGGATTTGCTTGCGGCGACGCGTTGGGCGCGACGGTGGAATTCATGTCGCCGAAACAAATTCAGAAACGTTACGGCGTGCATACCGAAATGATAGGCGGCGGCTGGCTGGGCCTGGAGCCGGGACAGGTTACAGACGATACGCAAATGTCGCTGGCCTTGGGTCGAGCCATCATCGATCATCACGGCTGGAATTTGCGGGCCGTGGCGGACAATTTTCTGGCCTGGCTGGATAGCGATCCGCCGGATGTTGGTAATACTTGCCGGCGCGGCATCCTTCGGTATCGTGATGAAGGTTTATTGATGGGCTTGCCGCGTGAAGATGACGCCGGTAACGGCGCCTGCATGCGTAACTTGCCGGTGGTGCTGGCAACTTTGGACAGGCCGGACGATTTCGAAGTTTGGAGCCTGGAGCAGAGTCACATCACCCACCACAACCCGCTGTCCGATGGGGCGACTTTGGCTTTAGGGCGCATGATCAATGCGTTGATTAACGGACAAGGTCTTGAGTCCTGTTTGCTGGAAGTCGAGCGCTTGATCAACCAATACAGCGAATTTGCCTACACCCCTTATCCGGGCAAAGCCTCTGGTTTTATCGTCGATACCGTGCAGACGGTGCTGCATTATTTTTTCAACACCGATAGTTTCGAGTCTTGCCTGATCTCCACCGTCAATCAGGGCGGCGATGCGGATACGACCGGGGCATTGGCGGGGATGTTGGCAGGGGCCAAGTATGGATTGGAGCAGATTCCGATGCGGTGGTTGGCCCAGCTGGATAGGCGGGTCAGTGCAGAAATACGCGGACAGGTAGCGACGCTTATCAAAATGAATAGTTGAGAAACTCTGGGGTGCTGGCTCCTCGATATTTTTTGCTTACGCGGCCACCCCAAATAATGCCCCAACTCCAGCCGTCAACCCCATCGCCAACGCGCCCCAAAAGCTGACGCGCAATCCAGCAATCAACATCGAAGCGCCCCCAACGCGGGCGGATAGGGCGCCTAGCGATACTAACAGCAGCAAGGAGCCGCCGGCTACGGCCCAAATCAATACGGGTGCCGGCGTCCACAACACCAGCAATAAAGGCAATATTGCCCCGACTGAAAAACTGCCAGCCGATGAAAATGCCGCCAACACCGGGCGGGCGGCGGAGGTGTCGGTAATGCCAAGTTCGTCGCGGCTATGCGCGCCAAGGGCGTCGTGTGCCATCAGCTGGCGGGCAACTTCGGCGGCCAGCGCTTCGTCCAGGCCGCGTTCTACATAGATTGCGGTCATTTCCTCATGCTCGTGTTCCGGATAGGCGGCGAGTTCCCGGCGTTCGCGCTCCAGGTCGGCGTGTTCGGTGTCTGCTTGCGAACAGACTGATACATATTCGCCGGCGGCCATGGACATCGCGCCAGCTACCAAACCGGCAATGCCTGCGATCAAGATATGTTTGGCATCCACGCCGGCTGCCGCGACGCCCAAAATCAGGCTGGCAGTGGAGACTATGCCGTCGTTGGCGCCCAGCACGGCCGCCCGTAGCCAGCCAATGCGGTGATTTTTATGTCTTTCGATATGCATGCGGCTTCTCGTTGCCCAAGTAGGTGAGGATATGCTTGGATAGTAACCTGATTTTCCGGTCTAGGCCGAGTATTGTTGTCGGCTGTGAATGGGCTAGTTTGGTGCGTTACTTTCTGATTTATCGCAATCGGCCTAGAATAGCCGGTTCATATCTACAGTCATTGGACATCGATGAAAGACCAGTCGTTTACTTTCGAACAAATTCATATCGAAGTCGCCCGCAACGCGTCCGACGATTTCAACCTGTTTCATGACAAGCATAAATGGTTGCAGGTCACGCATAATCCGTTTAAAGGCCCGATTGTGTTGGGCTTTCAGTTGAATACCCTGATCGAATATCAGATGCGCTTATACCGGGAAGCGCATCACGAA encodes the following:
- a CDS encoding NAD(+)--dinitrogen-reductase ADP-D-ribosyltransferase — translated: MPDISQHGHSTNLIGMATACMASHLFNDYPKPLHIAGTRESAPGLFEQLAGQATLAECGRIFQDYMCVVFGFETEQRLRDDAEGRRRYRNSYLRLIQDWGLDSNNAQGAVLKGWVESRFGLFPNYHKQQISSFMSKDWITYIEEKMNSRYHNNCIYMQLDLLYEFCQWVIERFQVPAATHKTLYRGVNALDDWIVTEQDKQHKIVRFNSIVSFTDRPGIASEFGGYILEVEVPMVKLVFFSDLLPRHALRGEAEYLVIGGDYRVTVQR
- the draG gene encoding ADP-ribosyl-[dinitrogen reductase] hydrolase, which codes for MNERLMNRALGAYLGFACGDALGATVEFMSPKQIQKRYGVHTEMIGGGWLGLEPGQVTDDTQMSLALGRAIIDHHGWNLRAVADNFLAWLDSDPPDVGNTCRRGILRYRDEGLLMGLPREDDAGNGACMRNLPVVLATLDRPDDFEVWSLEQSHITHHNPLSDGATLALGRMINALINGQGLESCLLEVERLINQYSEFAYTPYPGKASGFIVDTVQTVLHYFFNTDSFESCLISTVNQGGDADTTGALAGMLAGAKYGLEQIPMRWLAQLDRRVSAEIRGQVATLIKMNS
- a CDS encoding VIT1/CCC1 transporter family protein translates to MHIERHKNHRIGWLRAAVLGANDGIVSTASLILGVAAAGVDAKHILIAGIAGLVAGAMSMAAGEYVSVCSQADTEHADLERERRELAAYPEHEHEEMTAIYVERGLDEALAAEVARQLMAHDALGAHSRDELGITDTSAARPVLAAFSSAGSFSVGAILPLLLVLWTPAPVLIWAVAGGSLLLLVSLGALSARVGGASMLIAGLRVSFWGALAMGLTAGVGALFGVAA